Below is a window of Mycobacterium dioxanotrophicus DNA.
CTCCGTTGCTGGACTACCTGGCCTCTGACGGGATCGTGCACTCGCTCGATATCGCCACCGAAGCCAAACAGCGCTTCCTGGAGACCTTTTCGCGGGTGATCCTGGAGCCGCGCGGTCTGGACTTCAAAGTGCAGTTCCCCGGACCGACGGGAGCCAATGCCGTCGAGTCGGCCCTCAAACTGGCCCGTAAGGTCACGGGTCGCGAATCAATTGTCAGCTTCACCAACGCCTTTCACGGTATGACTCTCGGCGCCCTATCGGTGACCGGCAATTCGATGAAGCGGGCCGGCGCCGGCATTCCGCTGGTCCACGCCACCCCCATGCCGTACGACAACTACTTCGGTGGGGTCACCGAGGACTTCCACTGGTTCGAGCGGGTTCTCGACGATTCGGGCAGCGGTCTGAACCGTCCCGCGGCGGTGATCGTGGAAACCGTGCAGGGCGAAGGCGGATTGAACGTCGCTCGCATCGAGTGGCTGCAGGCGCTGTCGGACCTGTGCCGCACCCGTGACATCCTGCTGATCGTCGACGACGTCCAAATGGGCTGCGGCCGTACCGGTCCGTTCTTCAGCTTCGAAGCCGCGGGCATCGTTCCCGACATCGTCACCCTGTCGAAGTCGATCAGCGGCTACGGCCTGCCGATGGCCTTGACCCTGTTCCGCAGGGATCTGGATGTCTGGGCGCCGGGTGAGCACAACGGCACTTTCCGCGGCCACAACCCGGCGTTCATCACCGCCACCAAGGCGCTCGAAACCTATTGGGAAACACCCGAGTTCTCCCAGGAGACGATCCGCAAGGGCGAGCTGGTGCGGGCCCGCCTCGACGACATCGAGCAGCGCCACCGCGGCGTCAGCGCCCGCGGACGAGGCATGGCGCAGGGGTTGAAATTCGACGATGCCGACCAGGCCGCGAAGGTGTGCCGCACCGCGTTCGACCTCGGCGTGCTGATGGAGACCAGCGGTCCCTCCGATGAGGTCGTCAAGCTGCTGCCACCACTGACCACGTCCGAACCCGACCTGCAGAAGGGTCTGGACATTCTCGACGAATCCGTTTCCGCAACCCTGAACTGAGGAGCAAGACACCCAATGATCGTGCGTACCACCGCCGAGATCACCGGCACCGACCGCGATGTCGCCGACGCCAACTGGCGGTCCAAGAGGATCATCCTGGCCGGCGACGGCGTCGGATTCTCCTTCCACGAGACGACCATCAATGCGTCGTCGGTCAGCGAGTTCCACTACCAGCACCATGTCGAGGCGGTGTGGGTTGTTGAGGGCACCGGCACTTTGACCAACTTGGAGACCGGCGAGAACCATCCGCTCGGGCCGGGCACCATGTATCTGCTCAACGGCCATGAGCGCCACCGCGTCACCACTGAGACGCAGATGCGCATGCTGTGCGTGTTCAACCCGCCGGTGACCGGGCAGGAAGTGCACGACGAGACCGGCGCGTACCCGGCGCCGCAGTCGGTCGCATGAGCGACCCCTATCCCACCCGGCTCGATCACGCCATCGCGCCGATCCCACGTCACGAACCCGCGGTGTGGGGCACCGAGTCCGACGGGCCGCTCGTCCAACAGCAGCTGGATTGGTTCGCCGCACAGGGATATCTGGTGCGGCCGGACACCGTCTCCGACGACCGGCTGCCTGCGCTGCGTCACGAATTGGACCGCATCGCAGCCGATCTGGACGCCGACGACCCGCGGGTGATCCGGGAGCCAGGTGGATCCATCCGGTCGATCTTCGAGCCGCATCTGCTCAGTGAGCTTGTCGCCCAGGTGGTTCGGCTCGACACCGTGCTGCCGGTCGCGCGTCAGCTGCTGGGCAGCGACGTGTACATCCACCAGGCCAGGATCAACTTGATGCCCGGCTTCACCGGGACCGGTTTCTACTGGCATTCCGATTTCGAGACCTGGCATGCCGAGGACGGCATGCCCTCGATCCGGGCGGTGTCGTGTTCGATCGCGCTGACGCACAACTACCCGTTCAACGGATCGCTGATGGTGGTGCCCGGATCGCACCACACGTTCTATCCGTGTGTTGGTGCCACGCCGGACAACAATCACGACACGTCACTCGTGGCCCAGAACGTCGGCGTCCCCGACGAGACGACGCTCACCAAGGCCGTCGACCACGACGGGATCGACCAGTTCACCGGCCCGCCGGGATCGGCGCTGTGGTTCGATGCGAACCTGCTGCACGGCTCGGGCTCCAACATCACGCCGTTGCCGCGGTCCAACATCTTCCTGGTGTTCAACTCGGTGGAGAACCAACTGGGGGAGCCGTTCGCCGCGTCCCGGCGCAGGCCGGAATACCTGGCGGCCCGGCGCGCAGAGCGCGTCACCTAGGCTGGACATATGCAACGGATTATCGGAACTGAGGTCGAGTACGGCATATCCTCGCCCTCCGATCCGACCGCCAATCCGATCTTGACGTCGACGCAGGCGGTTCTGGCGTACGCGGCAGCCGCCGGTATCCAGCGGGCCAAGCGCACGCGGTGGGACTACGAGGTCGAATCACCGCTGCGCGACGCCCGCGGGTTCGACCTGTCCCGCGCGTCGGGCCCGCCGCCGATCGTCGACGCCGACGAGGTCGGCGCGGCCAACATGATTCTCACCAACGGCGCCCGGCTCTACGTCGACCATGCGCACCCGGAGTACTCCGCGCCGGAGTGCACCGATCCGATGGATGCGGTGATCTGGGACAAGGCCGGTGAGCGGGTCATGGAGGCCGCGGCCCGGCACGTCGCCAGCGTTCCCGGCGCCATCAAGCTGCAGCTCTACAAGAACAACGTCGACGGCAAGGGCGCGTCGTACGGCTCGCACGAGAACTACCTGATGAGCCGGCAGACCCCGTTCACCTCCGTGATCGCGGGATTCACGCCGTTCCTGGTGTCACGGCAGGTGGTGACCGGTTCCGGCCGGGTGGGGATCGGGCCGTCGGGCGACGATCCGGGGTTCCAGCTCTCCCAGCGGGCCGACTACATCGAGGTCGAGGTCG
It encodes the following:
- the ectB gene encoding diaminobutyrate--2-oxoglutarate transaminase, with protein sequence MLLAETAPLTEDRLPDVFSSVESEVRSYCRGWPTVMQSASDSWVTDTEGRRYIDFFAGAGALNYGHNNPLLKAPLLDYLASDGIVHSLDIATEAKQRFLETFSRVILEPRGLDFKVQFPGPTGANAVESALKLARKVTGRESIVSFTNAFHGMTLGALSVTGNSMKRAGAGIPLVHATPMPYDNYFGGVTEDFHWFERVLDDSGSGLNRPAAVIVETVQGEGGLNVARIEWLQALSDLCRTRDILLIVDDVQMGCGRTGPFFSFEAAGIVPDIVTLSKSISGYGLPMALTLFRRDLDVWAPGEHNGTFRGHNPAFITATKALETYWETPEFSQETIRKGELVRARLDDIEQRHRGVSARGRGMAQGLKFDDADQAAKVCRTAFDLGVLMETSGPSDEVVKLLPPLTTSEPDLQKGLDILDESVSATLN
- a CDS encoding ectoine synthase; amino-acid sequence: MIVRTTAEITGTDRDVADANWRSKRIILAGDGVGFSFHETTINASSVSEFHYQHHVEAVWVVEGTGTLTNLETGENHPLGPGTMYLLNGHERHRVTTETQMRMLCVFNPPVTGQEVHDETGAYPAPQSVA
- the thpD gene encoding ectoine hydroxylase, encoding MSDPYPTRLDHAIAPIPRHEPAVWGTESDGPLVQQQLDWFAAQGYLVRPDTVSDDRLPALRHELDRIAADLDADDPRVIREPGGSIRSIFEPHLLSELVAQVVRLDTVLPVARQLLGSDVYIHQARINLMPGFTGTGFYWHSDFETWHAEDGMPSIRAVSCSIALTHNYPFNGSLMVVPGSHHTFYPCVGATPDNNHDTSLVAQNVGVPDETTLTKAVDHDGIDQFTGPPGSALWFDANLLHGSGSNITPLPRSNIFLVFNSVENQLGEPFAASRRRPEYLAARRAERVT